The following proteins are encoded in a genomic region of Nakaseomyces glabratus chromosome J, complete sequence:
- the THG1 gene encoding tRNA guanylyltransferase (CAGL0J00209g~Ortholog(s) have tRNA guanylyltransferase activity, role in tRNA modification and cytosol, nucleus localization): MAKSKYEYVKQFESHDTLLPQCYIVVRIDGKKFHEFSKYYDFKKPNDERALKLMNACAKNVVLQYRHEMILAYGESDEYSFVLKKDTELYKRRRDKLSTLIVSLFTSNYVALWSKFFPGTNLHPKHLPFFDSRCVIYPNLETIRDYVTWRYVDTHINNLYNTAFWQLIQKCGMNPQEAEKRLSGTVSSEKNEILFKECGINYNNEPEMYKKGSLITNKGEILHINVIDSLDSLFEGY; encoded by the coding sequence ATGGCTAAGTCGAAATATGAATATGTGAAGCAATTTGAATCCCATGATACACTTTTGCCCCAGTGTTATATAGTGGTGCGTATTGATGGAAAGAAATTTCATGAATTTTCCAAGTATTACGATTTCAAGAAGCCCAACGATGAGCGTGCTTTGAAGCTGATGAACGCATGTGCTAAAAATGTTGTACTCCAGTATAGGCATGAAATGATTCTGGCGTATGGCGAGAGCGACGAATATTCATTTGtattgaagaaagacaCGGAGTTGTACAAACGGAGAAGGGACAAACTATCGACTTTGATTGTTTCCTTGTTCACTTCGAACTACGTAGCGTTGTGGTCTAAATTCTTTCCCGGCACAAATTTGCATCCAAAGCATTTGCCTTTCTTTGATTCTAGGTGTGTGATTTATCCAAATTTAGAAACCATAAGAGACTATGTAACTTGGAGATATGTCGACACCCACATAAATAACTTATACAATACCGCCTTTTGGCAATTGATACAAAAATGTGGCATGAATCCTCAGGAAGCAGAAAAAAGGCTGTCTGGAACAGTTAGTAGTGAAAAGAATGAGATACTATTTAAAGAATGTGGGattaattataataatgaaCCGGAAATGTACAAAAAGGGATCGCTTATAACCAACAAAGGAGAGATATTACATATTAATGTCATTGATAGCTTGGACTCTCTTTTTGAAGGCTActaa